Below is a genomic region from Candidatus Binatia bacterium.
GATGGCCGCCTATGGTTCACGGAGGTTGAGAGCCTGCAGATCGGGGCGGTGACGCTGGCCGGCAGCTTCACCGAGTTTCCGATCCCGACACATCGGCAGCCCATGACAATTACAGCAGGCCCCGACGGCAATCTCTGGTTCACAGAATTCTTCAGGGCAGCAGAAAAGATCGGTACGGTGACACCGACCGGCAGCCTTACCGAGGTTTCTATTCCGACTAGCAACGGCGTCGCTCACGGTATCGCCACGGGTCCCGATGGCAACGTTTGGTTCACTGAGGCTGGCGCCGGCAGGATTGGGCGCGTAAACCTGTCATACCCGACCTCGCGGAGCAGGGCTGTTGAATGACAAGCTACGGCCGACGGGCGACACCTCCCGGCTCAGGCGCGGCGCCGATTCCGTACCCGCAGTCAGGCGGGCCGCAGGGTCAGATGGCTGAGCCATGCCGAACGGCAAGGCGTTTGGCTTGCAACCTTCGCGTCAAATGAGTGGTATCAGAAGCCATGGGTTTGAGGTTCGAGTGGGATCGTCGAAAGGCGGCACGCAACCTTGCCAAACACGGCCTGTCGTTCGATGAAGCGTCGACGGTATTCGCCGATGGGCTATCGGTCACGATTCCCGATCCAGACCATTCCGAAGATGAAGAGCGATGGATCATCATCGGCCAATCAAATCGTGGTAGGCTGCTTGT
It encodes:
- a CDS encoding BrnT family toxin; its protein translation is MRFEWDRRKAARNLAKHGLSFDEASTVFADGLSVTIPDPDHSEDEERWIIIGQSNRGRLLVVVHTEDDNTVRIISARDAEKRERVKYEEARS